One part of the Halopenitus persicus genome encodes these proteins:
- a CDS encoding DHH family phosphoesterase, with protein MTDQTAGDSGTRDDSSPEPEADAAEGTDAFEYVDADPSSGAKDAPDDPDATADRPVVYDLAPDCTRADVETGAYYHAEVNGVVEYGVFVDVSDAVSGLVHESNLEEEYAVGDRLVVRLEEIRENGDIAFDDAAPTDYRTEIREHEPDITQVRGLEPATNVTIEGEVVQAKQTGGPTIFAVSDASGIVSCAAFEEAGVRAYPEISVGDLVRVEGDVETREDALQIEVDSMTALSGEREAAAHERLESSIEERAEPSDVDPLVEWAAFEPIHDDLRELARLLRRTVLEGRPIRVRHHADGDGMCAAIPVQHALENFVQTVHEDLDAPRHLFKRLPSKAPYYEMEDVTRDLNFALDGRARHGQKLPFLLMLDNGSTAEDVPAYENLAHYDIPIAAVDHHHPDPEAVEPLLDAHVNPYLYDEDYRITTGMMCVELARLIDPTIDGELDHVPAVAGLSDRSKAETMTDYLELANASGYDRDDVLDIGEALDYAAHWLRYSEGKTLVNDALNVGCEDQDRHERLVEFLSKRAERDVDRQLSALEGHVEHERLASEAHLYRVDLDEYAHRFTYPAPGKTTGELHDAKVNETGDPVITVGYGPDFAVLRSDGVRLDIPRMVTELNEELPEAGVSGGGHLVVGSIKFVKGRREEVIESLVEKMADAEIDEALSSATVLEE; from the coding sequence ATGACCGATCAGACCGCCGGGGATTCCGGCACGCGGGACGATTCGAGTCCCGAACCCGAGGCCGACGCCGCCGAGGGGACCGACGCGTTCGAGTACGTCGACGCCGACCCGTCAAGTGGCGCGAAGGACGCACCCGACGACCCTGACGCGACTGCCGACCGTCCCGTTGTCTACGACCTGGCGCCGGACTGCACGCGCGCGGACGTCGAGACGGGTGCATACTACCACGCTGAGGTCAACGGCGTGGTCGAGTACGGCGTCTTCGTCGACGTCTCCGACGCCGTCTCGGGTCTCGTCCACGAGTCGAACCTCGAGGAGGAGTACGCGGTCGGGGACCGGCTCGTCGTTCGCCTCGAGGAGATCCGGGAGAACGGCGACATCGCGTTCGACGACGCCGCGCCGACCGACTATCGGACCGAGATCCGCGAACACGAACCGGACATCACGCAGGTTCGCGGCCTCGAGCCGGCCACCAACGTCACGATCGAGGGCGAGGTCGTCCAGGCCAAACAGACCGGCGGACCGACGATCTTCGCCGTCTCGGACGCCTCGGGGATCGTCTCCTGTGCCGCCTTCGAGGAGGCTGGCGTGCGGGCGTACCCCGAGATCTCGGTCGGCGACCTCGTCCGCGTCGAGGGCGACGTCGAGACCCGCGAGGACGCCCTCCAGATCGAGGTGGACTCGATGACCGCGCTGTCCGGCGAGCGCGAAGCGGCGGCCCACGAGCGGCTCGAGTCAAGCATCGAGGAGCGCGCCGAGCCAAGCGACGTCGATCCGCTCGTCGAGTGGGCGGCTTTCGAGCCGATCCACGACGATCTCCGCGAACTCGCGCGGTTGTTGCGGCGAACCGTCCTCGAGGGGCGACCGATCCGCGTCCGTCACCACGCCGACGGCGACGGGATGTGTGCGGCCATTCCGGTCCAACACGCCCTCGAGAACTTCGTGCAAACCGTCCACGAGGATCTCGACGCGCCGCGACACCTGTTCAAGCGGCTGCCGAGCAAGGCGCCGTACTACGAGATGGAGGACGTCACCCGCGACCTCAACTTCGCGCTCGACGGGCGGGCGCGGCACGGACAGAAGCTCCCGTTCCTGCTGATGCTCGACAACGGGTCGACCGCGGAGGACGTGCCCGCCTACGAGAACCTCGCCCACTACGACATTCCGATCGCGGCCGTCGACCACCACCATCCCGACCCGGAGGCCGTCGAGCCGCTGCTTGATGCCCACGTCAATCCGTATCTCTACGACGAGGACTACCGGATCACGACCGGAATGATGTGCGTCGAGCTCGCCCGCCTCATCGACCCGACGATCGACGGGGAGCTTGACCACGTTCCCGCGGTCGCGGGGCTCTCCGACCGGTCGAAGGCCGAGACGATGACCGATTACCTCGAGCTGGCGAACGCATCCGGTTACGACCGCGATGACGTCCTCGACATCGGCGAAGCGCTCGATTACGCCGCCCACTGGCTTCGCTACTCCGAGGGCAAGACGCTCGTCAACGACGCCCTGAACGTCGGCTGTGAGGACCAGGACCGTCACGAACGTCTCGTCGAGTTCCTCTCGAAGCGCGCCGAACGCGACGTCGACCGGCAGCTCTCGGCGCTCGAGGGGCACGTCGAGCACGAGCGACTCGCCTCCGAGGCGCACCTCTACCGCGTCGACCTCGACGAGTACGCCCACCGGTTCACCTACCCCGCACCGGGGAAGACGACCGGCGAGCTGCACGACGCGAAGGTGAACGAGACGGGCGACCCGGTGATAACCGTCGGATACGGTCCGGATTTCGCGGTGCTCCGGTCGGACGGCGTCAGGCTCGACATTCCGCGAATGGTCACCGAGCTGAACGAGGAGCTCCCGGAGGCCGGCGTCTCCGGCGGCGGCCACCTCGTCGTCGGCTCGATCAAGTTCGTGAAGGGTCGCCGGGAGGAGGTCATCGAGTCGCTCGTCGAGAAGATGGCCGACGCCGAGATCGACGAGGCGCTCTCCTCGGCGACCGTCCTCGAGGAGTAG